The following is a genomic window from Caldicellulosiruptor danielii.
TCATCCTATGTTGCAGTTGGTCTTCTTGCAGCACTTGATTCCATATTTGGTGCTTTAAAGTCAAATCTAAAGGGTGATTTTAAGATTGACATATTTATTTCAGGGTTTGTGGGCAACACCCTCATAGCAATGCTTCTTGCCTACATGGGTGACATGCTTGGTATTCCGCTGTACCAGGCTGCGGTTGTGGCTTTTGGTGTTAGGATTTTTCAAAATTTTGGAGAAATGCGAAGAAGTATCTTGATAAAAAACAAGAGTTTTTCTAAGGAGGAGAAAAACCAATGATTAGTTTTGACACAGAAAAGATGACTGTTGCGCAGCTAAAGGTTATTGGTGTTGGGGGTGCGGGAAACAATGCAGTCAATAGGATGATTGACGTTGGTGTGTCAGGAGTAGAATTCATAGCAGTGAACACTGACAAGCAGGCTCTTCAGCGCTCAAAAGCGCATTATAAAATTCAGATAGGTGAGAAGATTACAAAAGGACTTGGAGCTGGAGCAGATCCGGAGATTGGAAGAAAAGCTGCAGAGGAGAGTAAAGAGGATATAGCACAGGTTTTAAAAGGTGCAGATATGGTATTTATCACAGCGGGAATGGGCGGTGGTACAGGTACGGGTGCTTCACCTGTTGTTGCTGAGATAGCAAAAGAGCTGGGGATACTAACTGTTGCTGTTGTTACAAGACCGTTTAAAAGTGAAGGGGCAAAGAGAAGAATTAATGCAGAAAAAGGAATAGAAGAGCTTAAAAAGATTGTTGATACAATAATTATTGTGCCAAATGATAGACTCTTTATGCTTTCAACAAATAAAAGTCTCAAAATTTCTGATGCGTTTAGAATGGCTGATGATGTGCTAAGACAGGGTGTGCAGGGAATTTCTGATATTATCTTGAATGCGGGGCTTATAAATGTGGACTTTGCAGATGTCAAGGCTATTATGATGAACAAGGGATATGCGCATATGGGAATTGGCAAGGCAAAAGGTGATGAAAAAGTACTCAAAGCTTTAGAGCAGGCAATCAACAGTCCGCTTCTTGAGACTTCTATAAAAGGAGCAAAAGGTGTTCTTGTAAACTATACAGGAAATCCAGAAGAACTTCTGCTTGACGAAATTGAAAGAGCAAACGAGCTTATTTCTTCCGAAGCTGATGAGAATGTCAACTTTATAATGGGTATTGTTTTCAATGAAGAGATGAAGGATGAAGTGCAGGTTACTGTCATTGCAACAGGCTTTGACACAACAAATGAACAGCAGCCATCTGCCCAAACACACAAAGCTGCATTGCCAAAGAATAATAATCTACAGAATCTGTTCCAGGACGACGATATATTCGAGATTCCAATATTTTTGAAAAATAAAAAGTAAAATATAGACCCCCTTGCTTCACACGGCAGGGGGTTATATTTTTTTAAGTTTACTAATTCAAACCCTTATTATGATTCTATTTGCCTTCGCTGTTTGCAACAGCGGAGTATGATTTATTCAAAAAAGTGTACATCAACCTTTTCTTCTGTTAAAGCCCAGCCCCATATTTTTATCTTTTTCTCTCTTTGAAGGACCATACCATCACTTATCAGACGTGGCAATTTGAGTGTCATTAGTATCCATCTCTTAACTATAAAAGAAATCGTTTTCAAAATCGTATAAAAAATTATTTTTGATTTGTTATTACTGTCACTTTAATTTTAGCATGATATCGAGATGATAGCTATCAAAAAATAATCTCTGTCTGCAGGAAAATTATAGCTTATTTTTTGCAAAAATTTGTTGAAAATTTGTTTTGGTAAAGGAGAGCTGGGTAAAACTTTTCTGACATAATTTTTACCTTTGCAGGAATATAATTATTACTTAGAAATGTCACTTTTGAAAACAAAGAGTTGATAAAATAAGATGATTATTTATGCAGATGTATATATGTTAGAAAATTTAGTTATAAATTATTTTATTCTTCTTGTGACATCGTATTTACTTAAAGCCAATGTGAATGGTATTAAGATTTTACTTGTAAGCATAATAGGAGCTTTTTATTCGCTGTTTCAATTTTATCAGCCTTTACAGTTTTTATACTCTCCAATTGGAAAAATAATTGTTTCA
Proteins encoded in this region:
- a CDS encoding small basic family protein, translating into MIVLVVALLVGILIGLFIPISIPQDYSSYVAVGLLAALDSIFGALKSNLKGDFKIDIFISGFVGNTLIAMLLAYMGDMLGIPLYQAAVVAFGVRIFQNFGEMRRSILIKNKSFSKEEKNQ
- the ftsZ gene encoding cell division protein FtsZ, translating into MISFDTEKMTVAQLKVIGVGGAGNNAVNRMIDVGVSGVEFIAVNTDKQALQRSKAHYKIQIGEKITKGLGAGADPEIGRKAAEESKEDIAQVLKGADMVFITAGMGGGTGTGASPVVAEIAKELGILTVAVVTRPFKSEGAKRRINAEKGIEELKKIVDTIIIVPNDRLFMLSTNKSLKISDAFRMADDVLRQGVQGISDIILNAGLINVDFADVKAIMMNKGYAHMGIGKAKGDEKVLKALEQAINSPLLETSIKGAKGVLVNYTGNPEELLLDEIERANELISSEADENVNFIMGIVFNEEMKDEVQVTVIATGFDTTNEQQPSAQTHKAALPKNNNLQNLFQDDDIFEIPIFLKNKK